One window from the genome of Candidatus Bathyanammoxibius amoris encodes:
- a CDS encoding SdiA-regulated domain-containing protein: MMSYISARQLKQNTFLVISAVILVTQSLTSLVSATEYDLIETYTIGVRPSGIDYNPDNDSLWVVEDSGGGIYEVQKRGEDILGEIRFKSEDLEGIAQNTDKGTLFVTEERKRSVLEIDKNGKLLKTIRVTMETGEEDINYGFEGVTYDSLTKHLFIANEKNPTAILEITLDGEIESYFDIDAEELADVSMDKKTGNLIILTHDPNMIIEITKDGTLVDSFELDVPNPQGFTMDNDGFLYVVSDEPQRLYVFSPRM, from the coding sequence ATGATGTCCTACATATCTGCAAGACAGCTAAAACAGAACACTTTTCTTGTTATCTCTGCCGTCATACTTGTCACACAATCGCTTACAAGCCTCGTATCTGCCACAGAATATGACCTCATAGAGACCTATACTATAGGGGTCCGGCCCTCCGGCATAGACTATAACCCCGACAATGACAGTCTATGGGTAGTCGAGGATAGCGGCGGCGGGATATACGAGGTCCAAAAACGGGGGGAGGACATCCTTGGAGAAATCCGCTTCAAGTCTGAAGACCTGGAAGGCATAGCACAAAATACGGACAAAGGGACCCTGTTTGTTACCGAAGAACGAAAGAGGTCTGTACTTGAGATAGACAAGAATGGCAAGCTGCTCAAAACCATTAGAGTTACCATGGAGACCGGTGAAGAGGACATTAACTACGGGTTTGAGGGTGTTACCTATGACTCGTTGACCAAGCACCTCTTTATAGCCAACGAGAAAAACCCCACAGCAATCTTGGAGATTACGCTAGATGGCGAGATTGAGAGTTACTTTGATATAGACGCTGAGGAGTTGGCAGACGTGAGTATGGACAAGAAGACGGGTAATCTGATCATTTTGACTCACGACCCAAATATGATAATAGAGATTACAAAGGACGGTACGCTTGTAGATAGTTTTGAGTTAGATGTTCCAAATCCGCAAGGTTTCACAATGGATAACGACGGTTTTCTGTATGTCGTAAGTGATGAACCGCAGAGGCTTTATGTATTCTCGCCCAGAATGTAG
- a CDS encoding sigma-70 family RNA polymerase sigma factor, with product MPRADRKKTEEFLCLLSEYRDSLYRFCLHVVWDKNSAEDVLQEAILSAYNGFDRFKTGTNFRGWMFRHLINKIFNYNKKFKRDVQFRASWQDVNLLEALERESAYSSVLQDPQALFEKLEDRVKSALLSLGPKERMAFLLKTVEGFTYKEVAGFLDIPVGTVMSHIFRARAKLRESLSEYARQRGYR from the coding sequence GTGCCAAGAGCCGACCGCAAAAAGACAGAAGAGTTCTTGTGTCTCCTAAGTGAGTACAGGGACAGCCTTTACCGTTTTTGCCTGCACGTTGTGTGGGACAAGAACAGCGCTGAAGACGTGCTCCAGGAGGCCATCCTTTCTGCCTACAACGGGTTCGACAGGTTTAAGACTGGAACGAACTTCAGGGGCTGGATGTTCCGCCACCTGATAAACAAGATATTTAATTATAACAAGAAGTTTAAGAGGGACGTCCAGTTCAGGGCCTCATGGCAGGATGTGAATCTCCTGGAGGCGTTGGAAAGGGAGTCGGCTTACAGTTCGGTGCTACAGGACCCCCAGGCGCTGTTTGAGAAGCTGGAAGACCGCGTGAAATCGGCACTGCTTTCACTTGGTCCGAAAGAGCGTATGGCATTTCTCTTAAAGACGGTAGAGGGTTTTACGTATAAAGAGGTTGCCGGGTTCCTGGACATACCCGTTGGGACGGTTATGAGCCATATCTTTCGTGCCAGGGCGAAGTTGCGGGAGTCACTGAGCGAGTATGCGAGGCAAAGAGGATACCGGTGA
- a CDS encoding glycerophosphodiester phosphodiesterase yields MKEKLIIAHRGASAHAKGNTIEAYQKAIMFGADMIETDIRKTKDNIFITYHDAHIQGTPIKELTYEEARKVAGSQGFDIPTLEDVLKYTIGKIQLDVELKEKGYEKELVGLLLTYLKKDEFVISSFNNSSLQIIKDNYPSIKVGLILEKDSHVNSTLSRRLEAFDTSKNTKPKVDFLVPHWKLLTHGLFERAMTNNIPIFIWTINDRSLIWTFLNDERVHGIITDKPDLAVSLRSQHTF; encoded by the coding sequence ATGAAAGAGAAGCTTATAATTGCTCACCGTGGGGCTTCTGCTCACGCAAAGGGAAATACTATTGAAGCCTATCAAAAAGCTATTATGTTCGGGGCCGATATGATAGAGACTGATATTAGAAAAACGAAAGATAATATTTTTATTACCTATCATGATGCACACATTCAAGGGACTCCAATAAAAGAATTAACATATGAAGAGGCAAGAAAGGTTGCTGGGAGTCAAGGTTTTGATATTCCTACACTTGAGGACGTTTTGAAGTATACCATTGGGAAAATACAACTTGATGTAGAGTTAAAAGAAAAAGGATATGAAAAAGAGCTTGTAGGGTTACTACTAACATATTTAAAAAAAGACGAATTTGTTATCTCATCATTTAACAATTCTTCTCTGCAAATAATCAAAGACAATTATCCCAGTATAAAAGTTGGTCTAATTTTAGAGAAAGATAGTCATGTAAATTCCACGTTGTCACGACGTTTAGAGGCATTTGACACTTCAAAAAATACGAAGCCGAAGGTAGATTTCTTAGTACCTCATTGGAAGCTGTTAACGCATGGATTATTTGAAAGAGCCATGACAAATAATATACCTATATTTATTTGGACAATTAATGATAGAAGTTTGATCTGGACTTTTCTTAATGACGAGAGGGTGCATGGCATAATAACAGATAAACCAGATTTAGCTGTTTCCTTAAGAAGTCAACATACTTTCTGA
- a CDS encoding c-type cytochrome, with translation MPAKKDPLKQKSYAKLYVFSVLFLVVSTLWAVYDEVVGRRPWKTYQKQFLTLADKKSTKDLEEAQAVLTSDEYNQLNQEYRKVLKAFEDDPERQAKVKELQDKDTEINELLHELQLHRGEYQSIVYVMEKLPAGDKKSKLLLEAQVQEPYIERINAKMAANQVRKKELRKELAGMAREKDALQEKLQKYQSRIASIQRFREALKKERVNIKQVVNDELGMVDRCHSCHAGVNRKGFDDVPQPFRSHPMVVTLPPLGPGLSERGIMNVHPVETFGCTSCHRGQGYATAVAYKAHGELEYWNYPMLRGKYTQAACFKCHDYEVDVPGAEMLSLGRKLFHEVGCIGCHSVSALKRENATRFIGPRLDQLNVKVFAGWVDGWLDNPREFRGDTRMPRFFLNEEERLNIASYLWQITEESPSGGPLEIDEDDEDYGNMVEEGQASFETKGCLGCHRIGDKGSHFAPDLSRVGEKVRPEYISNWTVDPKRYFPEGRMPSLRLDKEEADKIAAYLSTLRQEEPNTDAVDLGDPQRAEKGFKLITRYGCFGCHPVKGLEERGKVGADLSEEGFKTVERFDFALLEHELLHDIGQEYVRENVSQSRKKWLTVKLKDPRVFDKGKYKNPADMLRMPDMSLTDKELKALVTFMMGLTGENVPARLKRHLSEKERAVVDGTFLIRRYNCVGCHPFTLEKLTLEDGTKVEGMAKVEEDETLFFQLWHDYPELDKKLGENIAVELDEIKERIPTIGGEIVPFIIEWLEEEEDLVQEEARVFTPPFLYGEGKRVQPAWLFRFVQSPYYLRPWLTVRMPTFGLSKEEAGVLAKFFALNDDQEYPYERLVEREQTYMDAECAKDPKHYVKARALMDSKDVNCGSCHVRGEIKPEGDPAGWAPDLSLARIRLRPGWIRNWLTNPQRVQVGTKMPKFPWGEFQDIFPGKPEEQVEAIKDLIMAPGDLLTAMPATTEMGRSKEGGI, from the coding sequence ATGCCCGCTAAAAAAGACCCACTTAAACAAAAATCATACGCAAAGCTCTATGTCTTTTCCGTACTCTTTCTGGTGGTCAGCACCCTGTGGGCCGTTTACGATGAGGTAGTAGGCAGGCGGCCCTGGAAGACCTATCAAAAGCAGTTCCTGACGCTTGCAGATAAGAAATCTACGAAAGACCTGGAAGAAGCACAGGCCGTCCTGACAAGCGACGAATATAATCAGTTGAACCAGGAATATCGGAAGGTTCTCAAGGCATTTGAAGACGATCCTGAGAGACAGGCAAAGGTCAAAGAACTGCAAGATAAGGACACAGAGATTAACGAGCTACTCCATGAGTTGCAATTACACCGCGGTGAATATCAGTCTATTGTGTACGTGATGGAGAAACTGCCCGCAGGTGACAAGAAGAGCAAACTGCTGCTTGAGGCCCAGGTCCAGGAACCTTACATAGAGAGAATCAATGCAAAGATGGCTGCCAATCAGGTGAGGAAGAAGGAGTTGAGGAAGGAACTCGCCGGGATGGCCAGAGAGAAGGATGCGCTTCAAGAGAAATTACAAAAGTATCAGTCCCGCATTGCGAGCATACAACGCTTCCGCGAGGCGCTGAAAAAGGAGAGGGTGAATATAAAGCAGGTAGTGAACGACGAGTTGGGGATGGTAGACAGATGCCACAGTTGCCACGCGGGTGTGAACAGAAAGGGGTTTGACGACGTTCCGCAACCCTTTAGGTCACATCCCATGGTCGTTACGCTCCCACCCCTTGGTCCAGGGCTGAGTGAGAGGGGCATTATGAACGTACATCCGGTAGAGACCTTTGGCTGCACTTCATGCCACAGGGGACAGGGTTATGCCACTGCCGTCGCCTATAAGGCACACGGCGAGCTGGAGTACTGGAACTACCCGATGCTGCGTGGGAAATATACCCAGGCCGCCTGCTTCAAGTGTCACGACTACGAGGTCGATGTCCCCGGTGCGGAGATGCTTTCACTAGGCCGTAAGCTGTTTCACGAGGTTGGCTGCATAGGCTGTCACTCGGTGAGCGCTTTAAAGAGGGAAAATGCGACACGGTTCATAGGGCCCAGGCTGGACCAACTTAACGTGAAGGTTTTTGCGGGCTGGGTTGATGGCTGGCTCGACAACCCGAGGGAATTCAGGGGAGACACGAGGATGCCACGCTTCTTCCTGAACGAGGAAGAGAGGTTAAACATTGCGTCGTATCTGTGGCAAATAACCGAGGAGAGCCCTTCAGGGGGGCCTCTGGAGATAGATGAGGACGACGAGGATTATGGGAACATGGTAGAGGAGGGCCAGGCCAGTTTTGAGACCAAAGGCTGTCTGGGGTGCCACAGGATCGGTGATAAGGGCAGCCATTTCGCCCCTGACCTTAGCAGGGTGGGTGAGAAGGTGAGGCCGGAGTATATTTCTAACTGGACTGTAGACCCCAAGAGATATTTTCCTGAAGGCCGTATGCCCAGCCTGCGTCTGGATAAGGAGGAGGCGGATAAGATAGCCGCCTATCTCTCTACTCTTAGGCAAGAGGAACCCAATACCGATGCGGTTGACTTGGGCGACCCGCAAAGGGCCGAGAAGGGTTTTAAGCTCATCACCCGTTATGGTTGCTTCGGTTGTCACCCGGTTAAGGGCCTGGAGGAGAGGGGCAAGGTTGGTGCGGATCTGTCCGAAGAGGGATTCAAGACCGTGGAGCGTTTCGATTTTGCCCTGCTGGAACACGAGCTTTTACATGATATTGGTCAGGAGTACGTGAGGGAGAACGTCTCTCAGTCGCGTAAGAAATGGCTTACCGTGAAGCTAAAGGACCCACGGGTCTTTGATAAGGGCAAGTATAAAAATCCGGCCGATATGCTGCGGATGCCCGACATGAGTCTTACGGACAAAGAGTTAAAGGCCCTTGTAACCTTTATGATGGGCCTGACAGGCGAGAATGTGCCGGCAAGGCTTAAGCGTCATCTCTCCGAGAAGGAGAGGGCCGTGGTAGACGGCACCTTCCTTATCAGGAGGTATAATTGTGTTGGCTGCCATCCCTTCACCCTGGAGAAACTGACACTTGAAGACGGCACAAAGGTTGAGGGGATGGCAAAAGTGGAAGAGGACGAAACCCTGTTCTTCCAACTATGGCACGACTACCCTGAGCTGGATAAAAAACTGGGAGAGAACATTGCGGTAGAACTTGATGAGATAAAAGAGCGTATACCGACAATAGGCGGGGAGATAGTTCCCTTTATAATTGAATGGCTTGAGGAGGAAGAGGACCTGGTGCAAGAAGAGGCCCGCGTCTTCACTCCCCCATTCCTCTACGGAGAGGGGAAAAGGGTCCAACCTGCCTGGCTGTTCAGGTTTGTACAGTCACCCTATTACCTCAGGCCGTGGCTGACTGTCAGGATGCCTACCTTTGGCCTGTCCAAGGAAGAGGCGGGCGTACTGGCCAAGTTCTTTGCCCTGAACGATGACCAGGAATATCCTTATGAGAGGCTGGTGGAGAGGGAACAGACTTACATGGACGCAGAATGTGCCAAGGATCCGAAGCATTACGTCAAGGCCAGGGCCCTGATGGATTCAAAGGACGTAAACTGCGGCTCCTGCCACGTTCGTGGGGAGATAAAGCCGGAGGGAGACCCCGCCGGCTGGGCGCCGGACCTCTCGCTGGCCCGTATCCGCCTGAGACCGGGCTGGATTCGCAACTGGCTTACAAACCCCCAGAGGGTTCAGGTGGGGACAAAGATGCCCAAGTTTCCGTGGGGTGAATTTCAGGATATCTTCCCGGGAAAGCCTGAGGAGCAGGTAGAAGCCATAAAAGACCTCATAATGGCCCCCGGTGACCTGCTTACGGCCATGCCCGCGACAACCGAAATGGGTAGGAGTAAGGAAGGTGGCATATAA
- a CDS encoding carboxypeptidase regulatory-like domain-containing protein, protein MFTRISLTFVLMVLGVLTLCPAYLPCAYGAYEEIDVADGGTISGVVKFAGDIPAPEEINVDKDLEVCAVHIPKYFEKLIVDNGGKGIKNAVVYLQKVKKGKKWEFADVSPENKKRMVEKHFTLGQKECTFIPHVQIIREGSMVELKNSDPLMHNLHSYSMKNSSFNESIPGDGQPVEKEFKYREVVKIGCDVHKWMSTWIVVRDNPYFFLTGADGSYKMTNIPPGEYKLRIWHEAFKKKDLKAQKRKVKIEPNKEAKIDFELSL, encoded by the coding sequence ATGTTTACAAGAATCTCTTTGACCTTTGTGCTGATGGTATTGGGGGTCTTGACACTTTGTCCGGCTTATCTGCCCTGCGCTTATGGCGCCTATGAGGAAATAGACGTGGCCGATGGGGGTACTATAAGCGGTGTCGTAAAATTTGCCGGTGACATTCCCGCCCCCGAAGAGATTAACGTTGACAAAGACCTGGAGGTTTGTGCTGTACACATTCCCAAATACTTTGAGAAGCTGATTGTGGATAATGGCGGTAAAGGGATAAAGAACGCGGTGGTATACCTGCAAAAAGTCAAGAAGGGAAAGAAGTGGGAGTTTGCGGACGTGTCTCCCGAAAATAAGAAGCGGATGGTTGAAAAACATTTTACTTTGGGCCAGAAGGAGTGCACGTTTATACCTCACGTTCAGATTATTCGTGAGGGGAGCATGGTTGAGCTGAAAAACAGCGATCCCTTGATGCACAACCTCCATTCATATTCCATGAAGAACAGCTCGTTCAATGAGAGTATACCCGGAGACGGTCAGCCTGTTGAAAAGGAGTTCAAGTATAGGGAGGTGGTAAAGATAGGTTGCGACGTGCACAAATGGATGAGTACGTGGATAGTGGTGCGGGATAATCCGTACTTTTTCCTGACCGGGGCCGACGGCAGCTACAAGATGACGAATATACCTCCCGGAGAATACAAGTTAAGAATCTGGCATGAGGCCTTCAAGAAGAAAGACCTCAAGGCCCAGAAGAGGAAGGTAAAGATAGAGCCGAATAAGGAGGCAAAAATAGACTTCGAACTTTCGTTGTAA
- a CDS encoding DUF362 domain-containing protein — protein sequence MKDNRLASLVKGEDRTENITRALELIKKDLDVIKDKRRILIKPNLLSADDPRGNTDVEAVRCVIQFLAKHFDNFAGKEVVIFEGSAGAFYGGSTTRDVFERFGYTELETEFKNVRLECIEDFSECVPLQISTLGGPTAIGVVKHVVEDFDYKISVNLPKTHNYAIATLGIKNMVGAIKQCDKSMIHGVKGAGTNGNGSKTIFDYVPTWAISLLRRYAMGLVNRVIRYVPSYRGGVKLIHKNIASMARMVWPDLVVLDGLYGMEGSGPGEGDLVRMNMAIASTDPVKADALGARLMGIDPEDIGYLHYLHEEGMGDMSLEGLVGERPEELTTRLKMHPTYDVQVQWR from the coding sequence ATGAAAGATAACAGATTAGCATCACTGGTAAAGGGTGAAGACAGGACGGAGAATATAACCAGGGCCCTTGAGCTTATCAAAAAGGACCTGGACGTAATAAAGGATAAAAGAAGGATACTGATAAAGCCCAACCTGCTCTCTGCCGACGACCCCAGGGGAAACACCGACGTTGAGGCGGTCAGGTGTGTCATCCAGTTCCTCGCGAAACATTTTGACAACTTCGCCGGGAAGGAGGTCGTCATATTCGAAGGCAGTGCCGGGGCGTTCTACGGCGGTTCGACCACAAGGGATGTATTTGAGCGGTTCGGTTACACGGAATTAGAAACGGAGTTCAAGAACGTAAGGCTGGAGTGCATAGAAGATTTCTCAGAGTGTGTTCCTCTTCAAATAAGCACGTTGGGAGGCCCCACGGCCATAGGTGTGGTAAAACACGTGGTCGAGGACTTCGATTATAAAATATCAGTCAACCTGCCCAAGACCCACAACTATGCCATCGCAACCCTCGGTATAAAGAACATGGTAGGGGCTATCAAGCAGTGCGACAAGTCTATGATACATGGCGTAAAGGGGGCAGGCACCAATGGTAACGGCAGCAAGACGATATTCGATTACGTCCCTACCTGGGCCATCTCACTGCTTAGACGGTACGCGATGGGACTGGTGAATCGGGTGATACGATACGTACCCTCTTACCGCGGCGGGGTAAAGCTGATACACAAGAACATAGCATCTATGGCCAGGATGGTCTGGCCTGACCTGGTGGTGCTGGACGGCCTCTATGGAATGGAGGGCAGCGGGCCCGGAGAGGGCGACCTGGTAAGGATGAACATGGCCATCGCCTCAACCGATCCGGTAAAGGCAGACGCACTCGGCGCCAGGCTCATGGGGATAGACCCTGAAGACATCGGCTATCTGCATTATTTGCATGAGGAGGGCATGGGCGACATGTCGCTTGAAGGCCTGGTAGGTGAAAGGCCGGAAGAACTTACAACGCGCTTGAAGATGCACCCCACCTATGACGTCCAGGTTCAGTGGAGATAG
- a CDS encoding SDR family oxidoreductase, translating to MAGILLTGGTGTIGSAVALALLQEGHQVYFLVRGRKDETPEQRVRDALSFYGNDINLEALNVFEGDIESSPCCGLSGNSLNHLREEVEEVVNCAADLGFGQTPSQSRLTNVGGTQNLLELAGLLGAGRFHHFSSAYVCGKKEGIIYEDDISKDYGFHNVYEETKCEAEILLGDKSKNPLWCNTTIHRLGVVLGDFQRGGIISRFSGYYGFANILFRLKHLFFAREGSGLILPSNRSCSEKANLSVVSLDRLVETFLRIRESDDSMSLTLHLTSQPVSCRKLLEIVLDELDIKEIEMVEGENGKAFEETNNKLLSKLESNFHNRIQDFFPYLSEERWFDTINMRTVLGEQYEPQVISEDQLRQALSYAVGVFSQQREYQNAGRC from the coding sequence ATGGCAGGAATTCTACTAACAGGTGGGACCGGCACTATTGGGAGCGCAGTTGCTTTGGCGCTCCTGCAAGAGGGCCATCAAGTCTATTTTCTTGTTAGGGGAAGAAAAGACGAAACGCCCGAGCAAAGGGTTAGAGATGCCCTTTCCTTTTACGGGAACGATATCAACCTTGAGGCATTAAATGTCTTTGAAGGAGACATTGAGTCATCACCCTGCTGTGGTTTGTCTGGAAACAGCCTGAACCACTTAAGAGAAGAGGTAGAAGAGGTGGTGAACTGTGCTGCCGATTTGGGCTTCGGGCAGACCCCTTCACAGTCCCGGTTAACCAACGTTGGCGGTACCCAAAACCTTCTTGAACTTGCCGGGTTACTGGGTGCCGGGAGGTTCCACCACTTTAGCTCCGCCTACGTCTGCGGGAAGAAGGAAGGGATAATCTACGAAGACGACATTAGTAAAGATTACGGCTTCCACAATGTTTATGAGGAGACCAAGTGTGAGGCCGAGATCCTGCTTGGAGATAAAAGCAAGAACCCCCTTTGGTGTAACACGACAATCCACAGGTTGGGCGTTGTCCTGGGTGATTTTCAAAGAGGCGGCATAATAAGCAGGTTTAGCGGATATTATGGATTTGCTAATATCCTCTTCCGCTTAAAGCATCTGTTCTTTGCAAGGGAGGGGAGTGGTTTAATCTTGCCTTCAAATCGTTCTTGCAGCGAGAAGGCCAATCTGAGCGTGGTTTCACTGGACAGATTAGTGGAAACGTTTCTCAGGATTCGCGAAAGTGACGATAGTATGAGCCTGACCCTTCATCTGACAAGCCAGCCTGTTTCTTGCCGGAAGCTGTTGGAGATAGTGCTGGACGAACTAGACATCAAAGAGATAGAGATGGTTGAAGGAGAGAATGGTAAGGCATTTGAAGAGACGAATAATAAGCTTCTTTCAAAATTGGAAAGTAATTTCCACAACAGGATCCAGGACTTTTTCCCTTATTTGTCTGAGGAAAGATGGTTTGATACGATAAACATGCGGACTGTGTTGGGGGAACAATATGAACCGCAGGTGATAAGCGAGGACCAACTCCGTCAGGCACTTTCTTACGCTGTCGGGGTATTTAGCCAGCAAAGGGAGTACCAGAACGCGGGGAGGTGTTGA
- a CDS encoding cation transporter — protein sequence MRTAARAAVFACVFVLVTAVDLGPVSGPSSAYAAKKIKLNIKGMENYASTMKVKEALNGVKGVRKVFVDFKNERAIVTVKKGTDTDSLISAVKKAGFRAYLASKVEKREKKKSDEDPYKDWKKDDVVGSTSIFDDE from the coding sequence ATGAGAACGGCAGCTAGGGCGGCGGTGTTCGCATGTGTCTTTGTTTTGGTGACGGCGGTTGACCTTGGCCCTGTTTCCGGCCCTTCTTCCGCGTATGCGGCAAAAAAGATTAAGTTGAACATAAAGGGGATGGAGAATTACGCAAGCACCATGAAGGTAAAGGAGGCACTGAACGGGGTAAAGGGCGTAAGAAAGGTGTTCGTAGATTTCAAGAACGAGAGGGCCATTGTGACCGTGAAAAAGGGCACAGACACCGACAGCTTAATCAGTGCGGTAAAAAAGGCGGGTTTCAGGGCGTACCTTGCCAGTAAGGTGGAGAAGCGTGAAAAGAAGAAATCTGATGAGGACCCTTACAAGGATTGGAAAAAGGATGATGTTGTAGGATCAACATCAATATTTGATGATGAATGA
- a CDS encoding DUF4168 domain-containing protein, with product MANYHTGRSLRLTGHVLIVYGILLIISSTVSYGGEEKEKDRPNKITANEVKAGELKAFAAAFIKVQAAIHETTEGSGVQTYKKTTSIVKHEGLTVKRYTQLSQRMNEDPDFKKSVEEMIQTIKEEEDEKEGDK from the coding sequence GTGGCAAATTATCATACGGGGCGTTCGTTGCGTTTGACCGGACACGTTCTCATAGTGTATGGGATTCTCTTGATAATCTCCTCCACCGTCAGCTATGGAGGAGAAGAGAAGGAAAAAGACCGCCCGAATAAAATAACGGCTAATGAGGTAAAAGCCGGGGAATTGAAGGCATTTGCCGCCGCTTTTATTAAAGTCCAGGCAGCCATTCACGAAACTACGGAAGGGAGCGGAGTGCAAACCTATAAAAAGACAACTTCTATTGTCAAACACGAGGGCTTAACCGTCAAACGATATACCCAATTGAGCCAGCGCATGAATGAAGACCCTGATTTCAAGAAGTCTGTAGAGGAGATGATACAGACAATAAAAGAAGAGGAAGATGAGAAAGAGGGGGACAAATAA
- a CDS encoding cation transporter, giving the protein MKVIGRLLIAAAVLSLVTALPVGALVSSSSMVMAAEELEVVHMDIEGMVCGACQAKVKTALSELTEVQEVEVSWESGGADVKVTKGSDHKNLKKAVQEAGFTVTEVEVITQGLDIESKPTGY; this is encoded by the coding sequence ATGAAGGTAATTGGAAGGTTGTTAATCGCTGCCGCCGTATTGAGTTTGGTTACGGCTTTACCCGTTGGGGCACTGGTGTCTTCCAGCTCAATGGTAATGGCAGCCGAGGAGTTAGAGGTCGTTCACATGGACATAGAGGGGATGGTCTGCGGAGCCTGCCAGGCGAAGGTAAAGACCGCGCTCAGTGAACTTACTGAGGTACAGGAGGTTGAAGTGAGCTGGGAGAGCGGTGGAGCCGACGTCAAGGTCACAAAGGGTTCCGACCACAAGAACCTCAAGAAGGCGGTGCAGGAAGCAGGTTTCACCGTTACTGAGGTTGAAGTCATAACACAAGGGCTAGACATAGAGTCGAAGCCCACCGGGTATTAA
- a CDS encoding zf-HC2 domain-containing protein: MRCKEYIKYLGPYMDSELDTKTCVEIASHLESCQDCRTRFSQEQEIERLLAEKLREEQMPKHMWNTVQRSVHTADDTPESVSGRWFNLRWFVPAVAAVALVIGLSIFFFWVKTPEVKTLALALQEVHERYLSDEITVKGDVVWPKGFEQTALPGRLPRSGNIGGHDIELLGGRPYYVGDVELALLEYRCCGEPISVFVLRKEDLENFPRARDLLDSNKGSVSVASENTNLMMVDVGDAVVCGASSHELNTFLKAFERV; this comes from the coding sequence GTGAGGTGTAAGGAATACATAAAATACCTGGGCCCGTACATGGACTCAGAACTTGATACCAAGACCTGCGTGGAGATAGCAAGCCATCTTGAGAGCTGTCAGGACTGCCGTACGCGTTTCTCTCAGGAGCAGGAGATAGAGAGACTGTTGGCGGAAAAACTGAGGGAAGAACAAATGCCTAAGCATATGTGGAATACAGTCCAGAGAAGTGTCCATACCGCGGACGATACACCGGAGAGCGTTAGCGGGAGATGGTTTAACCTGAGATGGTTTGTCCCGGCGGTTGCCGCAGTGGCCCTGGTCATTGGCCTGTCTATATTCTTTTTCTGGGTTAAAACGCCAGAGGTCAAGACCCTTGCCCTGGCCCTCCAGGAGGTCCACGAAAGGTATTTGAGCGACGAAATAACTGTCAAAGGAGACGTGGTCTGGCCGAAGGGTTTTGAGCAGACAGCCCTTCCAGGCCGGTTGCCACGGTCAGGAAACATAGGCGGACACGATATAGAACTGCTCGGAGGCAGGCCGTATTACGTGGGAGACGTGGAGCTGGCCCTGCTCGAGTACCGGTGCTGCGGTGAACCGATTTCGGTGTTCGTCCTGCGCAAGGAAGACCTGGAAAACTTCCCGCGGGCGAGAGACCTGTTAGACAGCAACAAGGGCTCCGTAAGCGTGGCGTCTGAAAACACGAACCTGATGATGGTCGACGTGGGAGACGCGGTTGTATGCGGCGCCTCGTCTCACGAACTTAATACCTTCTTGAAGGCTTTTGAGAGGGTTTAG